The Candidatus Denitrolinea symbiosum DNA window AGCCAAGCATAACTTTCATCAAAAACACATTCGTAATGATCTCTTTTCCACTGAGAAGTACAAGACGACCATTTATATAACGCAATACATTGCCTATTACTATCAAGCCAGCAACTTACTGGTTTAGTATTAGAACTAATTTTACATCCAGTATTCGGATCTGCATCATCACACTGTTCTTGAGTCACATATTGATAAGTTCCATCACCGCAATATTGTGCGCCAATCCAAATCACTCTTGCCGATGTAAATAAAAATGTATAAAAAAGAAATGCCACTACAAGCGCTTTCTTCATAATAAAAATGTAGCAGTAAAATCCGACAAAATCAAAGGGAATTAATCGGAATTGCCATAAGAGTAATCATAACTATCAAACCCTATTTTGATTGCTCCCGCCTTGATGATCTCATCAAGCCAAAAATCAGGATCGTGAATTTGTTGTCGTTTGCTTTCTATGTTTCCATCACTGATCACAATCTTTAACCTGAAATATTTCGGCATTCGTATTACCGGGCTGACTACCCGTCCTGTGGCCTTGTCGATAATCTGCGAGATTACATCTAATTCATAAATTCCTGTCCCTGGTGAATATCTCCCTTTAATTTTGTCCCTTGTTACTCCAACATCTCCGTACACAACAAAGATAGACTTATTACCTTTCTGGTATTCATTAAAAGCGACTGACCACGCAAATCTATCTAACGATCCCAAGTAGTGATTTTTATCGTACATCGTATCCCCCTTACCAACGACGGCAAACGCCCCTTCCTTTAGCCGCTTAACCGTCTCTTCTTTGCTCATCCAGTAGTCAATCTCGCCCGAAGGATTAAAGACCATAATCCAAATACCGTCAGGAAGTCTTTCAATCTCGGCAATATTGTCTTTTGTAAGAAAAACGCGTTTGTTCAAATTGAAGAGAGTTTTGTAATTACTTTCCACGCCCATTGGTGTAATGTAGGGGACATCAAAAGCCTTCTCCCACTTCTCCCTTGTCCACGGAATGTCCGTTTCTTCGGGTCTTAACCATTTTTTCGCATTTGTATCCCAGATCGCCTTCGGATAGCCTTTCTCATCGCGGAAGACTATCTTGCCCTCGATCATCACCTGCGGCTGACTGATCCAATCATAGTCGTATTGCAGTTTGTTGCGGACAAGATGAGCGCCGTTCTCGTCATTCACCACCATCACATCCGCGACCTCGTCGGCGGGGATCTTCGACACCTCGTCGAAGTCCGCGTACTGCTTCGCCCACTGTCCGCTTTCGAGATCGTAATACAGCGTCACCTTCTCGCCCGACCTGGTCGTCCCCTCATAGGCGACGACGCGGTCCCAAAAAGTCAGCGACTTTCCGCTCCAGGCGATGTCTTTGGCGCTCTCTCCCGCCGCAAACGACGAGACGACGTCCTTCGGCGCGCTCTCCGCCTGCGGAGCCATCTTCAACTTGTCCGCGCCCGACATTGACTTCAAATCTTCCCGCGTCAACCTCGGCATCGGCGTGACGGTGGCGGTCGCCGTCGGCGGGACTGGCGTTCGCGTGGCGGCTGGCGTGGGCGGCTCCCCAACGGGCGAGGGGACCGGGGTGAGGGCCGGCGCGGGCGCGCAACCCGCCAGCAGAATGATCAGCCACAGAGACAGGACAACTTTCATCACGACCTTGCTGTTGCGAATATTATCGCACAATTGCAAAATTCGCGTTGAAGATCGCCGCTTATTTTAGACCGCCGTCAATTTGCAGATCTATCCGCCGCCTTCAAATTTCAGCAATCGCAGAACGTCCTCCAACGCGGCATTGAACAGTTCGTGCATGACCTCGTCGCTGGCGCGGTATTTCCCGCCGAATGACCCGTCTCCGTACACCTGGCGGGCGGTGGACGCGTCCATGACGGCGCGCGGCACGGACGGCGGGACTTTGTCCTCTTCGGGCAGGTCGCTGACGATGGTGAACGGGAAAGTCTCCAGCCAGTTGGCGTGCGACGGTTTGAGACCGTGTTTGACGGCGACCGCCTCCGTCGAATGGGAAGTCCACCAGTCGTACCAATTGAGTTTCAAGTCGGGCAGGCTGTTGTTGACCTCGTACAGGTGATTGCGCGCCGGGCTGTTCCCGCCATGACCGTTCAGGACGAGAATGCGGCGGAAGCCCTGTCCATGCGCGGAGCGGACGAGGTCTTCGACCGCGGCGATGAACGTGGAGACGCGCAGGCTCATCGTCCCGGGATATTTCAGAAAATA harbors:
- a CDS encoding creatininase — encoded protein: MRIEDLNWMDVEKYLEQDDRLILVLGACEQHAHLSLLTDIKIPLALADAASRQTGVLVAPPLNFGVSPYFLKYPGTMSLRVSTFIAAVEDLVRSAHGQGFRRILVLNGHGGNSPARNHLYEVNNSLPDLKLNWYDWWTSHSTEAVAVKHGLKPSHANWLETFPFTIVSDLPEEDKVPPSVPRAVMDASTARQVYGDGSFGGKYRASDEVMHELFNAALEDVLRLLKFEGGG